The following DNA comes from Cyanobacteriota bacterium.
TAATAATGGAACATAAGACCAAAAACTAAAGTCTCTTATTTATAGCAAGGTATAGCTTTGCCGTTTTTTTTATGGCGATTAACCACAGTTCATTAGAGTTCAAACAATCCAAAATCAAGTCACAACTTGAGAACTGGAAAAAGCATCTTATCGATTTCAGCAAGAGAAATCAACTCTTGTTTTTCAAACCACGCCCGAGCATGACAATTGAATTTACTGAAGATCCCAAAGATGTATTCAAAAAACTAGTACTTGAATCAAAGTCACTTGCTTTACAACATTCGATTACCGCTTTCAACACCAATGAACTTGGCACAGATGGGGCAACTGAAATCCCCATGAATGATGACTCATTAGAGCCAGGCATGAGCTTTGAAGATATTGAGTCATTTGACGCTCCCATGGCAATTGATATTGACTTCGACTTAAGTAGTGCACTACAAACCAATAAAGATCTTAAATCACTTGATCAATGTCTTTCTAAACTCAAAACCAGAGCCAAAGCCAGCATTCAAGAAACCGGCGTTAATATACTTTATCTCACACTTTTTTTCTTGGAATGGAAACCCAAAACAGCCAACAATATAGAAGACATAGCAAAATCACCGCTACTACTGTTGCCTGTCAATCTTGATAGACGCGGACTCAATGGCGCATTCAAGCTCAACCTGGTTGAAGACGAGATTCGAATAAATCCGACACTCGCCTACAAACTAGATAGAGACTACGGTATAGACCTTAGTGGTTTTGAAGAAGAGTTGCAAGAAATTGAAAACATAGAACAACTTGAGGAAACTATTGCCCGCATTCAAGCCTATATAACCAAGGATCACATAAACTGGATAATGATTGACGAATCATGTTTGAGCTTGTTTTCTTTTGCCAAACTTTCACTCTATAAAGATATAGAAGAGAACGAGAAGAGAATTGAAAATCATCCGATTATAAGACAAATCTCTGGAGAGCTTATCGGAGCAGATGAACTTAGCAAAATTCAACCACTCAAGCAAGAGTTTCTGGTTAAAGCAGATCAAATTGATAGTAAACTGGATGCCAATCATTCAATGCAAATTCTTGATGCTGACAGTAGTCAAGAAGAAGCAATCAATGCAGCCAAAGCCGGTCAGAGCTTTGTTATTCAAGGACCTCCTGGTACCGGCAAATCACAAACCATAGCCAATATTATTGCTGAGTCACTTGCACAAAACAAAAAAATCCTTTTTGTAAGCGAAAAAAAATCGGCTCTTGAAGTTGTTGTAAATAGACTCAAAGAAAGTAAACTCGATCTTTTTTGCCTTGAATTACATAACTCTCAAAAGAAAAAATCAGAAATTATCCACAAACTCAAAACTTCAGTTGATGAAATTAAAGCGCTGGCAATGGATTCTCAACGTCCAGTTTTTATTGATGATATAAACAAAGTCAAAAAACAAATCCAATCAGGGATTGATGAACTGCACAAGATACGTGAGCCAATCAGCAAGAGCCTTTATGAGATTTATGGTGAGCTAAGTGACCTTGAGATGAAACTTGCTGGTGCTGAAGGAATTGAATTTACAGTTCCAAGTATAGAAAAAATAGACTTGCGTAAGCTCTCCCAGCTTGATTATTGGTTCAAAGACCTTGCCTGCAAACAAGAGATTCTTAATGACTATGGTAATTTCATTTGGCGTAACGCTGACGTGCAAAACCTCAGCTTTGAACTAGAAAATGAAATCAAAACTAATTTCATTGAATTTAAAAATATCCTCAAAAGACTAGAAGACTACGCTAATCCAATTGCACAGAAATATTTTGCTCGTGAAGTGACCAATATCAAAGAATTCAAGTGGCTCGCTGAAGCCTCCAAGCTAGCAATCGATTCTCCGTTTCCTAAGAAGGATTGGTTCAACCCCACTAAACTCAACGACGTGCAAACACTTACAATTGAAGCTAAGATTGAGCATGAAGAATACACCATGGATAAGACCAAATTACTTGGTAAATACAATCCTGACTTTCTGGAATTAAATCACGAAGAACTAATAACTAAATTCACCAAGAAATTCACTGGGATATTCAGATTCCTCAATTTTGATTACTATCAGACAGTCGACAAAATCAAAAAGATGTCAGTCTACAACGAAGCTAAGAGCATTGATTCGATCATTCGCGACCTTGAACATGCTGCCCAATTAGACAAAAAAGCAAATGAAATAGCCAAAGAAGAAACCGAGCTCAAATTTGCTCTTGGTGATTTTTATGATGAGTTTGATACTGACTGGAATGAAACTATCACTGCAATCAATTGGGTGCGTAAGGTAATGGGTAAATTTGGTGACGGGAGCTTACCAAACACCTTACTTGAAGTAGTTTCAGAGAACACAGAAGAAGATAGTTTTAGTGATTTCCAGCAACAAGCCAAGGATCTAATTCAAGCATATGAATTACTGAAGTTCCATTCACAATATTACAAAACGATTTTCCCTAATCCTAATTTAGACTTTGATAAACTAAGCTTCTCTGAACTATCAGATCATCTTGAAGACTTAATAACCAACATCACCAAAATAGAAGACTGGATAGAATTCAAAAGACTAGAAACAGAAGCCAAAAATCTAGGAATGGGTCAGTTTGTTACTGCATTAATCCATTCACCAATAAAAAATATTGATGCGGGAATGATTAAATCTCTATTCTTGCGCAAACTCTACCAACTCTGGGCTGACAAAATTGAGATTGAGAACCCACAGATGCGCAAATTCAGTGGTGACGCACAACAACTACTTATTGATAAATTCACCAATCTTGACTTACAGTTGCAAGCAAAAAACCAATATCAAGTTAGTAAATCACTGTCACTCAACTGGATAGAGTTTGCTTCCAATATCCTCAATAAACAAGACTTGCAAGTTCTTAGTCACGAGCTTAACAAAAAGAAGAAACACAAGCCAGCTAGACTCTTAATACAAGAGATTCCAGAACTCCTGCAAACACTCAAGCCTTGTTGGATGATGAGCCCACTTTCTGTTTCTCAATTAATCGAAGTCAAAAAAAACAATAATGACCACAGACTCGTTGAGTTTGACTTGGTGATTTTTGATGAGGCTTCACAAATCAGAACCGAAGATGCTATTTGTTCTATTTATAGAGGTAAGCAACTTATATTAGCTGGTGACTCTAATCAATTACCTCCAACTAATTTCTTTAGCCAAATTGACAATGATGACGATGACTACGAAAACAACAACTTCGAGAGTGTACTTGACGAGTGTTCAGTCTTCCTTGACAGTCACACACTCAATTGGCACTATCGCAGTCGTCATGAGGATTTAATCAAGTTTTCTAATTATCATATTTATGACAATCAATTAATCACTTTTCCTTCTCCAATTGCAAAGTCTGACGATTATGGAATTGAGTTTGAATTAATAGACAAGGGTTATTACGAAAAAGGCTCAAGGTTTAACCGCAAAGAAGCAGCAAGAGTAGCTGAAGCTATCATTGAGCACTATGCCAAGAATCCTGAAACCAGCCTTGGTGTTATTGCTTTCTCTGAAGCCCAGCAATTTGCCATCGAAAGAGAACTAGCAAAAGAATTACGCAAAAACCCAGAACAAAACCAAAGCTTCTTGGATGAAGAGCGCACTGACTCTTTGTTTATCAAAAACCTTGAGAATGTACAAGGTGATGAGCGTGATGTGATTTACTTTAGTATCGGTTACGCTAGAGACCGCAAAGGCAATCTCTCACACAACTTTGGGCCACTTAATCGTGATGGTGGGCATAGACGACTCAACGTTGCAATCACTAGAGCTAGAAACAAACTCAAAGTCTTTAGTTCTATTACTTCTTCTGACATTGACCTTAGCCGTACTAGTGCTCAAGGAGCCACTCTACTCAAGAAATACCTTGGCTTTACTGAAGAAGCATATATGAGTTCTAGAACCGGAGAGACATCATTAATAACTGCAAACGAACTTTCATTGCCAGCCTCAGGCGAGGCAATCCAGTCTAGCAATTCAGACGGTATTTGTTCTATCGAAGAATCCATAGCCAGATCTATAGAAGCCCGAGGCTACCAAGTCGAACGTTTCTTAGGTTCCTCTGATTATAGAATTGATATAGCAATCCGTGACCCACAAAATCCAGATCAGTTCATACTAGCAATTGAAACTGATGGTAAGATCTATCAATCAGCCAAAACCACTCGTGACAGAGAGCGCCTGCGTAGACAAGTACTCAAATCACTTAACTGGAATGTTCATAAAATATGGGCAAGAGATTGGGTTAGGAATGCAGAGCAAGAGTTAGCAAAACTGATAACTAAGATCGACTAGTACTCTCAAACCGCAGCTTTATCGGACGACAAAGACTCCTAACGAACTATCATGTTCTCATAATCTCCAGTTGGACTTTCAGCTGCGACTAATGCTTGACTGGAACCATTTTCATTGTAATTAATTACAGTATAGTTCGGATCATACGGGTTAATAACAACAACTTCTCCATCACTGCCCTTTACAGAATAAACAACTTGAGCCATTTTCTCATTATCATAAACAATTTTACGTTCAAAACTAAAACCATCTTCTGTTTTAAAGCTCAAGATCTGCTGAGCATATTCTCCAAAACCGAGTGGATCTCTATTACCAACCCCCAAACCATTATCGCTTTTTTCAACAGCAATTCCTAAATTACCATCTGTATTAATTACAGTATCAATTAAAGCAACAACTGACTTAGCTTCAGCGCTCATAAATGGCGAAAGACTATCACCGTGAAGAGCTATCAACTCATGACTCTCTCTATCAGCTAGCTTGAGTAAAGGTAGTTCATGGCTTTGTCTTGGTATATCAATAAATCCATTAGCCTCATCAATTGCTCTAGCAAGATTAATTGACTTCGCTCTAGCTGCTGCCACTAAAGCAGAAAGGCTTGGAATACTCGTAGTTGCTGCTCATAAGTAGAGATTATCATTTATCTTGCGCGCAAGTCAAGGGTTTTAAATCAAATTCTCCAGCCCATAAACCAACCTATCCAAGTCCATCACTTTCTCTGAAGCTAATAAAATCCCTGGCATAAAACTAGATCTATCAATAGTCTCATGATTAATAGTAAGAGTCTGTCCTTGACCACCAAAAATCACCTCTTGACTAGCTACATAGCCCTGCAAGCGCAGGCTGTGAATTGGCACACCATAATGCAACTCACCACGCGAGATTTCACCAGCATGCGGACTTTTGTTTTTTTTCTTGCCGGCACTTTCACTAATTAATTTAGCAGTCTTAATTGCTGTCCCAGAAGGTGAATCGATTTTGGCTTCATGATGTTTTTCAATGATTTCATACCTATCCATGTACTTACTAGCTTGAGCTGCAAATTTCATCATCAGAATCGCTCCAATGGCAAAATTGGGTGCAATGATAGTTCCAAGTGAGTTCTTTAAACTAAGTCTAGTTAAATCATTTATATCATCATCACTTAAACCGGTTGCCCCAATCACCGGTCTAACACCGTTGTTAAGAGCAAGTTTGGAATTATGAAAAACACTATCAGGTGTTGTTAGCTCAACTAAAATATCAATATTGCCTTTCTGTAACTCTGGTTCAAGCTTGTCGATTAATCTGACACCATGAGCTTCAAATTCTTTTTTGGTACTAGCATCAACATCCCCTAGCTTACGTACTAAAGCAGCAACTAGTTCAAATCTATCTGAATTAGCTAAGAAAGTCTCAACAGCTGACCTACCCATTTTACCTAAGGCGCCGGCGACTATTACTCGAGCTTTTTGCAGTTGTGGCATAATATATATGTTAGCATCCGTCTTCGCATTTGCTACGACGCGACAAGCCGTCCGTCATTGCGAGCCATTAAAAATGGCGTGGCAATCCAGAACTCATGAGACTTGGAAACGACCTCTGCAACCCCTCAAGGATCGAAAAGATCTACAAGCGCTTCGGCGCCAAATTTTTGCAGCGCCTTCTTACAAAAGAAGAGATAGAAGATCTCTTAGCGCAACAATCCAAAAAACTATTTATTCATAGATTAGCAGGACGCTATGCAGCCAAAGAAGCAATTGCCAAATTATTTGGCACTGGTATCGGCAAGGAGCTCAGCTTCCAAGATATTCAAATTATTAGAGATCCTAGTGGTAAACCACTAGTCAAACTCTCAGAGAAAGCCACTAAATTAGCTGAAAAGCTTGAGATTAAAGATATTCAAGTATCAATAAGCCATGAGGATATTATGGTCTTAGCTACCGCCATCTCTTCTTCTTAACCCAGACTCTCCGCAAAGTCTTTAATCTACGCCCAATTGAGTATTGACCGATCAACCCCAAATAAGCCATAATATGTATGGCGTCAATATCTTTTGTCGTCATCGATATAGTGAATCCAATAAGCAATAGCCCAGTAAATACAGTGGCTAGGGCCACAGCCCCTAGTAAAGCAGATTCTGCTGCCACGAAAACAGATACAGCTTCGATATTTGATTTTCATAGCTTAAGTGAACAAAAACACAAAATCAAAGAACCCGAACTCAATTCAAAACAAAAATTCTACAAAAAAACTCTCAAGATTTTCAATAATGAAATTAGCAAAACTATCGATGCACTGTCACCTCTAGCCGGACTGGTACTAGCTACTATTGCAGCTAGTACAGGATTTGGTATGCTCGGTTCAGTACTCTATGGAATTGCACCGATACTCATTAGTAAACTAAACACCAAAGCATTAGTACCATGGCTCAATCGCAAAAACGAAGAACTAAATGATCATGACCCCAAAGTCAATCTCAACAAGGATCTAGTCTTTGATAAAGCGACCCAAGAAAATCTTTTTTATAAGATCAAACAATTTCTTGGTTACAAATCAGAACTGCAAACTGAAGAGCTAGGCAAAACAGTTGGTACCAGCAATGGCAATTTATTAATCCTCCATGGGCCGCCAGGAACCGGCAAGACAGCAATCGCTGAAGGGGTTGCAGCCATTGCCAAAAAACCACTTATCAAAGTTAACGTAAATGAAATCGAATCGAAGTATGTTGGTGAATCGGAAAAAGAAATCGCAGCCAAATTC
Coding sequences within:
- a CDS encoding DUF4011 domain-containing protein, giving the protein MAINHSSLEFKQSKIKSQLENWKKHLIDFSKRNQLLFFKPRPSMTIEFTEDPKDVFKKLVLESKSLALQHSITAFNTNELGTDGATEIPMNDDSLEPGMSFEDIESFDAPMAIDIDFDLSSALQTNKDLKSLDQCLSKLKTRAKASIQETGVNILYLTLFFLEWKPKTANNIEDIAKSPLLLLPVNLDRRGLNGAFKLNLVEDEIRINPTLAYKLDRDYGIDLSGFEEELQEIENIEQLEETIARIQAYITKDHINWIMIDESCLSLFSFAKLSLYKDIEENEKRIENHPIIRQISGELIGADELSKIQPLKQEFLVKADQIDSKLDANHSMQILDADSSQEEAINAAKAGQSFVIQGPPGTGKSQTIANIIAESLAQNKKILFVSEKKSALEVVVNRLKESKLDLFCLELHNSQKKKSEIIHKLKTSVDEIKALAMDSQRPVFIDDINKVKKQIQSGIDELHKIREPISKSLYEIYGELSDLEMKLAGAEGIEFTVPSIEKIDLRKLSQLDYWFKDLACKQEILNDYGNFIWRNADVQNLSFELENEIKTNFIEFKNILKRLEDYANPIAQKYFAREVTNIKEFKWLAEASKLAIDSPFPKKDWFNPTKLNDVQTLTIEAKIEHEEYTMDKTKLLGKYNPDFLELNHEELITKFTKKFTGIFRFLNFDYYQTVDKIKKMSVYNEAKSIDSIIRDLEHAAQLDKKANEIAKEETELKFALGDFYDEFDTDWNETITAINWVRKVMGKFGDGSLPNTLLEVVSENTEEDSFSDFQQQAKDLIQAYELLKFHSQYYKTIFPNPNLDFDKLSFSELSDHLEDLITNITKIEDWIEFKRLETEAKNLGMGQFVTALIHSPIKNIDAGMIKSLFLRKLYQLWADKIEIENPQMRKFSGDAQQLLIDKFTNLDLQLQAKNQYQVSKSLSLNWIEFASNILNKQDLQVLSHELNKKKKHKPARLLIQEIPELLQTLKPCWMMSPLSVSQLIEVKKNNNDHRLVEFDLVIFDEASQIRTEDAICSIYRGKQLILAGDSNQLPPTNFFSQIDNDDDDYENNNFESVLDECSVFLDSHTLNWHYRSRHEDLIKFSNYHIYDNQLITFPSPIAKSDDYGIEFELIDKGYYEKGSRFNRKEAARVAEAIIEHYAKNPETSLGVIAFSEAQQFAIERELAKELRKNPEQNQSFLDEERTDSLFIKNLENVQGDERDVIYFSIGYARDRKGNLSHNFGPLNRDGGHRRLNVAITRARNKLKVFSSITSSDIDLSRTSAQGATLLKKYLGFTEEAYMSSRTGETSLITANELSLPASGEAIQSSNSDGICSIEESIARSIEARGYQVERFLGSSDYRIDIAIRDPQNPDQFILAIETDGKIYQSAKTTRDRERLRRQVLKSLNWNVHKIWARDWVRNAEQELAKLITKID
- the dapB gene encoding 4-hydroxy-tetrahydrodipicolinate reductase, translated to MPQLQKARVIVAGALGKMGRSAVETFLANSDRFELVAALVRKLGDVDASTKKEFEAHGVRLIDKLEPELQKGNIDILVELTTPDSVFHNSKLALNNGVRPVIGATGLSDDDINDLTRLSLKNSLGTIIAPNFAIGAILMMKFAAQASKYMDRYEIIEKHHEAKIDSPSGTAIKTAKLISESAGKKKNKSPHAGEISRGELHYGVPIHSLRLQGYVASQEVIFGGQGQTLTINHETIDRSSFMPGILLASEKVMDLDRLVYGLENLI
- the acpS gene encoding holo-ACP synthase, which encodes MRLGNDLCNPSRIEKIYKRFGAKFLQRLLTKEEIEDLLAQQSKKLFIHRLAGRYAAKEAIAKLFGTGIGKELSFQDIQIIRDPSGKPLVKLSEKATKLAEKLEIKDIQVSISHEDIMVLATAISSS
- a CDS encoding ATP-binding protein; the protein is MASISFVVIDIVNPISNSPVNTVARATAPSKADSAATKTDTASIFDFHSLSEQKHKIKEPELNSKQKFYKKTLKIFNNEISKTIDALSPLAGLVLATIAASTGFGMLGSVLYGIAPILISKLNTKALVPWLNRKNEELNDHDPKVNLNKDLVFDKATQENLFYKIKQFLGYKSELQTEELGKTVGTSNGNLLILHGPPGTGKTAIAEGVAAIAKKPLIKVNVNEIESKYVGESEKEIAAKFKLAKKIGAYLFFDEADALLMPRPENNATGGSIHQTKITNTFIQNFNEHGDKVKVILATNTANSLDNAIKSRSILCSVPAPNIEMQLKILYKKLTDFGLSEERTNKIKSHEKELRELLSKDFAHFTGRDIESAVKAAFFIAESRAQQSASAIDFSLADIEQSFTNLNNDKERSNSSELRTTSQKEQIQKSKAFLSLLGV